A window from Pseudanabaena sp. BC1403 encodes these proteins:
- a CDS encoding alpha/beta fold hydrolase codes for MNTFTIKNFQLQCGAILPQAQLVYQTYGELNSDRSNVILYPTSYGAQHPDIEWLVRPDGILDPTKWFVIIINMFGNGLSSSPCNCAECGLAEQGFWFTHLDNVTAQEQLLCEVFGIERLALVYGWSMGAQQAYHWGALYSDRVERIAAICGTAKTTDHNRIFLESLRYSLTGDPTWNGTNFDGIPDRGFRTFARIYASWAASQAFYREGLYYQFGYESLEDYLLRGWEAGYRKRDPRNLMAMLDTWLRCDVSDNPIYQKDYELAMRSIQAKTLVMPSTTDLYFTPEDCDRDASLIPHSSYLPIPSVWGHRAGNPYQNPEDEKFIRQAVGELLSRKESSR; via the coding sequence ATGAATACTTTTACGATTAAGAACTTTCAGCTTCAGTGCGGTGCGATTTTGCCGCAAGCACAACTGGTTTATCAAACCTATGGCGAACTAAATAGCGATCGCTCAAATGTAATTCTCTATCCCACCTCCTACGGAGCGCAACATCCTGATATTGAGTGGCTAGTGCGACCTGATGGTATTCTCGATCCGACAAAATGGTTCGTGATTATCATCAATATGTTTGGGAATGGGCTGTCGAGTTCGCCTTGCAATTGTGCAGAATGTGGATTAGCCGAACAAGGCTTCTGGTTTACGCATCTGGATAATGTCACGGCTCAAGAGCAACTGCTGTGTGAAGTCTTTGGCATTGAGCGTTTAGCCCTAGTTTACGGCTGGTCGATGGGCGCTCAGCAGGCTTATCATTGGGGTGCGTTATATAGCGATCGCGTAGAACGTATCGCCGCTATCTGCGGCACGGCGAAAACCACCGATCACAATCGCATTTTCTTAGAAAGTTTGCGCTATTCCCTAACTGGCGATCCAACTTGGAATGGAACTAATTTTGACGGTATTCCCGATCGCGGATTTCGCACTTTTGCCAGAATTTACGCTAGTTGGGCAGCATCCCAAGCCTTTTATCGCGAAGGCTTGTATTATCAATTCGGTTATGAATCTCTCGAAGATTATCTCCTACGTGGTTGGGAAGCAGGCTATCGCAAGCGCGATCCACGAAATTTGATGGCGATGCTTGATACTTGGCTCAGGTGCGATGTCAGTGATAATCCCATTTATCAAAAAGATTACGAACTTGCCATGCGATCAATCCAAGCGAAAACTCTAGTCATGCCTAGCACTACGGACTTGTATTTCACCCCCGAAGATTGCGATCGCGATGCATCTCTAATTCCCCATAGTTCATACCTTCCCATTCCTTCAGTCTGGGGACATCGTGCGGGTAATCCCTATCAAAATCCCGAAGATGAGAAGTTCATTCGTCAAGCGGTTGGAGAATTGCTAAGTCGCAAAGAATCATCGCGATAG
- a CDS encoding Uma2 family endonuclease — protein sequence MKVTLDIPQVELEKLIASAIAEPRIALHDITWQQYQTFIDLFSGHQNLHLTYLKGALEIVTLSPEHEMLKTLIARLIYVYADVMNIDLFSCGSATCKSEFTARGLEPDESFCIGQRQELPDLAIEITVTSGGIDKLEVYQGLGITEVWFYQNGKFTLYHINSDRSGYNAIAQSQFFPNLDLNLMVEYIQPDQEPAMVRAWRQLLSKQ from the coding sequence ATGAAAGTCACCCTTGATATACCTCAAGTTGAACTTGAAAAATTAATTGCTTCTGCGATCGCTGAACCGCGTATTGCCCTTCATGACATAACTTGGCAGCAATACCAAACCTTCATCGATCTATTTTCTGGACATCAAAACCTCCATCTAACCTATCTCAAAGGAGCATTAGAAATCGTGACGCTTTCGCCAGAGCATGAAATGCTGAAAACGCTGATTGCGAGATTAATATATGTATATGCCGATGTCATGAATATTGACCTCTTTAGTTGCGGCTCCGCTACTTGCAAATCAGAATTTACAGCGAGGGGATTAGAACCCGATGAAAGCTTCTGCATCGGTCAGCGTCAAGAATTGCCTGACTTAGCGATCGAGATAACGGTCACTAGTGGCGGTATTGATAAATTGGAGGTTTATCAGGGATTAGGAATTACAGAAGTTTGGTTTTATCAAAATGGGAAATTTACTCTTTATCATATCAATAGCGATCGCAGTGGATATAATGCGATCGCTCAAAGCCAATTCTTTCCCAATCTCGATCTAAACCTAATGGTCGAATACATCCAACCCGATCAAGAACCTGCAATGGTTAGAGCTTGGCGGCAATTGTTAAGCAAGCAGTAA
- a CDS encoding type II toxin-antitoxin system Phd/YefM family antitoxin: METLTTAAAREDFENMVKLVTEENKIYQIKSTKNSAVLLSYKEYESLQETLELLSIPGFRESLQLSLQQVKNNETYSLDEVLGDHN, translated from the coding sequence ATGGAAACTCTAACAACTGCCGCAGCCAGAGAAGACTTTGAGAACATGGTTAAATTAGTCACTGAAGAAAATAAAATCTATCAGATCAAATCTACTAAAAATTCTGCGGTACTTCTTTCATACAAAGAGTATGAAAGCTTGCAGGAAACTCTAGAATTATTGTCAATTCCTGGATTTAGAGAAAGCCTTCAGCTATCACTTCAACAAGTAAAAAACAATGAAACTTATTCCCTAGATGAGGTGTTAGGAGATCACAATTGA
- a CDS encoding Uma2 family endonuclease, translated as MTTLLRISQIETLAGQSTVLHDINWQQFESILQDLGEKRRSRIAYLNGVLEIVMPLPEHEKIKVLIGDFVKALLETMEIDFEGFGSTTFKRIDKLAGLEPDDCFYIQNNVAMRGIRKLDMTIDPPPDLAIEVDVTSKTKFDVYRVLGVPELWLYDQILKIYILRDGEYVESQLSPIFGDIPIRDVIPQFLEISLSQGRSKAMKAFRLWMQENLSR; from the coding sequence ATGACCACCCTATTACGAATCTCACAGATTGAAACCCTAGCAGGACAAAGCACAGTCCTCCATGATATTAACTGGCAACAATTTGAATCTATCCTCCAAGACCTTGGCGAAAAGCGCAGATCAAGAATTGCTTATTTAAACGGTGTATTAGAAATTGTCATGCCATTACCTGAACATGAAAAAATTAAAGTCTTGATTGGAGATTTTGTAAAAGCACTTCTTGAGACAATGGAGATCGATTTTGAAGGGTTTGGCTCCACGACTTTCAAGCGAATTGACAAACTCGCAGGACTAGAACCTGATGACTGCTTCTACATTCAAAACAATGTCGCTATGCGTGGCATCCGTAAACTAGACATGACAATCGATCCTCCACCTGATCTAGCGATCGAGGTAGATGTAACTTCCAAAACCAAGTTTGATGTTTACCGCGTCCTCGGTGTACCTGAACTCTGGCTATACGATCAGATATTGAAAATTTATATCTTGCGTGATGGCGAGTATGTCGAATCACAGTTAAGTCCTATTTTTGGTGATATTCCTATCCGTGATGTCATACCGCAGTTTTTAGAGATCAGTCTTAGCCAAGGACGCAGCAAAGCAATGAAGGCTTTTCGGTTATGGATGCAAGAGAATCTATCGCGATGA
- the glnT gene encoding type III glutamate--ammonia ligase yields MTKALSEIAQEKGIRYFLISFTDLFGVQRAKLVPTAAIDSMESNGAGFAGFATWLDMTPADPDLFAIPDRNSLFPLPWQPEIGWMPADLYMNGEPVKQAPRYVLKQALSQAKALGYRVKTGVECEYFLLSADGTDISDLSDRASKPCYDQQALMRRFDIIAEICDAMLAMGWGAYQNDHEDANGQFEMNWTYADALVTADRHAFFKYMVKAIAEKHGFRATFMPKPFPHLTGNGCHTHLSIWDLEGNTNLFDDAKGELGLSSLAYQFIGGVLHSAESVCAFTNPTVNSYKRINAPVTNSGATWSPNTISYTGNNRTHMIRIPEAGRFEFRLADGAANPYLLPAALIASGLDGIKHQREAGQRYDNNSYTDPLPFGTVKQLPANLLDALRCLQANTILPEALGSEFVQSYIKLKQREWNDYSTRISPWELEHTLDC; encoded by the coding sequence ATGACTAAGGCTCTATCGGAAATTGCTCAAGAAAAAGGGATTCGTTACTTTCTCATTTCCTTCACTGACCTATTTGGAGTCCAACGCGCTAAATTAGTGCCAACCGCAGCGATCGACTCGATGGAATCCAATGGCGCAGGATTTGCAGGATTCGCCACATGGCTTGACATGACACCCGCCGATCCCGATCTCTTCGCCATTCCCGATCGCAATAGTCTTTTCCCCTTACCTTGGCAACCCGAAATTGGCTGGATGCCCGCCGATCTCTACATGAATGGCGAACCCGTCAAACAAGCCCCACGCTATGTTCTCAAGCAAGCTCTCAGCCAAGCCAAAGCCCTCGGTTATCGCGTCAAAACGGGGGTGGAATGCGAATATTTCCTACTCTCTGCTGATGGTACGGATATTTCTGATTTAAGCGATCGCGCAAGTAAGCCCTGCTACGATCAACAAGCCCTAATGCGCCGCTTTGACATCATTGCCGAAATCTGTGATGCCATGTTAGCGATGGGTTGGGGAGCCTATCAGAATGATCATGAAGATGCGAATGGTCAATTCGAGATGAACTGGACTTATGCTGATGCTTTAGTTACAGCCGATCGCCATGCCTTTTTTAAATATATGGTCAAAGCGATCGCCGAAAAGCACGGCTTCCGCGCCACCTTTATGCCGAAACCCTTCCCACATCTAACAGGCAACGGCTGTCATACCCATCTATCTATTTGGGATTTGGAGGGAAATACTAATCTCTTTGATGACGCAAAAGGAGAACTCGGTTTATCGAGCTTAGCTTATCAATTTATCGGCGGCGTATTACATTCCGCCGAATCCGTCTGCGCCTTCACCAATCCCACCGTCAATTCCTACAAGCGGATTAATGCCCCTGTCACCAACTCTGGCGCAACATGGTCGCCCAATACGATCAGCTATACAGGCAACAATCGCACCCACATGATCCGCATTCCCGAAGCAGGTCGCTTTGAGTTCCGTCTCGCCGATGGAGCCGCTAATCCATATCTCCTCCCTGCTGCCCTCATCGCCAGTGGTCTCGATGGCATCAAACACCAACGCGAAGCAGGTCAACGTTATGACAATAATTCCTACACCGATCCGCTTCCCTTTGGTACGGTGAAACAATTACCAGCTAATCTCTTAGATGCACTGCGATGTTTGCAAGCAAATACGATTTTGCCAGAGGCTTTAGGCTCAGAATTTGTGCAATCCTATATCAAGTTAAAGCAACGCGAATGGAATGATTACAGTACTCGTATTAGTCCTTGGGAATTGGAACACACTTTAGATTGTTGA
- a CDS encoding DUF3782 domain-containing protein, translating into MSQRPVTIDDIFELFRESERQRKEQQREFEQSLQEYRKTSEQEMAELKKIVAQTNKQVGGITSRWGEFVENLVRPAAVRMFREKGIEVHFTALRVEAQDEKGSIEIDVLAENTNEVVAIEVKSHLEVRDVKRFLITLDRFKQALPKYQSYKLYGAIAGIKVDERADEYATQEGLFLIKPSGDTVAIVNDQSFVAKTW; encoded by the coding sequence ATGTCTCAACGTCCTGTAACCATAGATGATATTTTCGAGTTGTTTCGTGAAAGTGAACGCCAACGTAAAGAACAGCAACGAGAATTTGAGCAGTCTTTGCAAGAATATAGAAAGACCTCTGAGCAAGAAATGGCTGAACTCAAAAAAATTGTCGCGCAGACAAATAAGCAAGTCGGTGGGATTACGAGTCGCTGGGGTGAGTTTGTCGAAAATTTAGTTAGACCTGCGGCAGTACGGATGTTTCGCGAGAAGGGGATTGAAGTGCATTTTACAGCCTTGCGAGTGGAAGCTCAGGATGAAAAGGGTTCTATTGAAATTGATGTTCTAGCCGAAAATACTAATGAAGTGGTGGCGATTGAGGTCAAGTCTCATTTAGAAGTTCGTGATGTGAAGCGATTTTTAATCACTTTAGATCGTTTTAAACAAGCTCTGCCTAAGTATCAAAGTTATAAGCTCTATGGCGCGATCGCTGGCATTAAGGTGGATGAGAGAGCCGATGAATATGCCACACAGGAAGGGCTATTTCTGATTAAGCCTTCAGGGGATACGGTGGCGATCGTTAATGATCAGAGTTTTGTGGCAAAGACTTGGTGA
- a CDS encoding type II toxin-antitoxin system YoeB family toxin, translating into MLYEVRFTKEAQKDIAKLTPKLKQKLKTIIQDTISINPYEGKKLVGDLAGFYSIRLSLQDRIVYSIDSEQKLIYIHRAKTHYGE; encoded by the coding sequence ATGCTTTACGAAGTTCGCTTTACAAAGGAAGCTCAAAAAGATATTGCCAAGCTGACTCCCAAATTGAAGCAAAAACTTAAAACAATTATTCAGGACACCATTAGCATCAATCCCTATGAGGGCAAAAAACTGGTCGGAGATCTTGCTGGCTTTTATTCTATTCGCTTGAGTTTGCAAGACAGAATTGTTTACTCAATTGATAGCGAGCAGAAACTGATCTATATTCACCGTGCCAAGACTCATTATGGAGAATAA
- a CDS encoding methylated-DNA--[protein]-cysteine S-methyltransferase, which produces MNSPMDKFLDENMGDRATYELMAKAIAFIRQNHRQQPDLAAIAQQVHLSEYHFQRLFTKWAGISPKRFLQYLTVEYAKSKIAETKNLLELTGDVGLSSAGRLHDLFVNIEAMSPQEFKTGGAGLQICYGIHETMFGDCLIATTARGICNLYFLDGMNDQAAELMLREEWSNAEIICDREITQPICDRLFSHLPNLNTTKQPPLTLYVKGTNFQIQVWRALLRIPFGGITTYQGLGRSLGRPNAARAIGNAVGSNPISFIIPCHRVIRESGELGGYRWGLERKTAILGWEASYQK; this is translated from the coding sequence ATGAACTCTCCGATGGACAAATTTCTAGATGAGAATATGGGCGATCGCGCAACCTATGAACTGATGGCAAAAGCGATCGCCTTTATTCGTCAAAACCATCGACAACAGCCAGACCTCGCCGCGATCGCGCAACAGGTACATCTGAGCGAATATCACTTTCAGCGCTTGTTTACCAAATGGGCAGGCATTAGCCCTAAGCGATTTTTGCAATATCTGACGGTGGAATATGCTAAATCTAAAATTGCGGAAACAAAGAACTTACTGGAATTGACTGGAGATGTGGGTTTATCCAGTGCAGGGCGATTGCATGACCTATTTGTGAACATCGAAGCAATGTCACCGCAAGAGTTTAAGACTGGTGGGGCGGGTTTACAGATTTGCTATGGCATCCATGAAACCATGTTTGGTGATTGCCTGATTGCCACGACAGCGCGAGGTATTTGTAATTTATATTTTCTGGATGGAATGAATGATCAGGCTGCTGAATTAATGCTGCGAGAGGAATGGTCAAACGCCGAGATTATTTGCGATCGCGAAATTACACAACCAATTTGCGATCGCCTATTTAGCCATCTTCCTAATCTGAATACCACGAAGCAACCGCCCCTCACCCTTTATGTCAAAGGTACTAACTTCCAAATTCAAGTCTGGCGAGCTTTGTTGCGCATTCCGTTTGGCGGAATTACCACTTATCAGGGCTTAGGGCGATCGCTTGGTCGTCCCAATGCTGCTAGAGCGATCGGTAACGCCGTTGGTAGTAATCCCATCAGTTTTATCATTCCCTGTCATCGTGTCATTCGCGAATCAGGTGAATTAGGCGGCTATCGTTGGGGATTGGAGCGCAAGACTGCCATATTAGGCTGGGAAGCTAGTTATCAGAAGTAG
- a CDS encoding NUDIX domain-containing protein, whose amino-acid sequence MADKSRTIAPKPLADFKVGVDNVIFSVDTEQNRLLVLLVMRQHEPYRDRWCLPGTLVRQGESLEESAYRILSEKIRAKNLYLEQLFTFGDIGRDPREAPDSFAVRYLSVSYFALVPFSQAELIADGVSGIAWYPVKQVPQLAFDHNRILEYGHRRLRNKLEYSPVAFDVLPEAFTLSDLYQLYTTVLGENFSDYSNFRTRLLKLGFLSDTGIKTSRGAGRPASLYRFDAEAFAPFKNKPMVFI is encoded by the coding sequence ATGGCAGACAAGTCCCGCACAATAGCCCCAAAACCCCTAGCAGACTTCAAGGTCGGTGTCGATAACGTGATTTTTTCCGTAGACACCGAGCAAAATCGTCTATTGGTACTACTTGTGATGCGCCAACATGAACCATATCGCGATCGCTGGTGTTTACCAGGAACTCTCGTGCGTCAAGGCGAATCCCTCGAAGAATCGGCCTATCGCATCCTCTCGGAAAAAATCCGCGCCAAAAATCTTTATCTCGAACAACTCTTCACCTTCGGCGATATCGGACGCGATCCTCGCGAGGCTCCCGACAGTTTTGCTGTGCGCTATCTATCTGTCAGTTACTTTGCTCTAGTTCCCTTCTCTCAAGCCGAACTCATCGCCGATGGAGTAAGCGGTATCGCATGGTATCCCGTTAAGCAAGTTCCGCAACTCGCTTTCGATCACAATCGCATTCTCGAATATGGACATCGCCGCCTCCGCAACAAACTCGAATATAGCCCAGTTGCCTTTGATGTTCTGCCTGAAGCTTTTACTCTTAGCGATCTCTATCAACTCTACACAACTGTTCTCGGAGAGAATTTCTCTGACTATTCCAATTTCCGCACCCGATTATTAAAGTTAGGCTTTTTAAGTGATACTGGTATCAAAACTTCACGGGGAGCAGGTCGTCCCGCTAGTCTCTACCGCTTCGATGCGGAAGCTTTCGCTCCATTTAAGAATAAACCGATGGTGTTTATTTAA
- a CDS encoding DUF4157 domain-containing protein — translation MSRTYDYKKKPFQSTALVQPKATYLQTRGFTPLQTDLDEDASFRPSGYTENFLEKIINQRGTESSDTSVQAKPQNRLKAIASQRMAIQAKLNIGEPNDKYEQEADRMAAQVTQQINSSPQDSSVQRGAMPKEEDQLQAKFLVQRRTNLDESEASTDLESSIESARSRGQSLEPNLQAKMGQAMGADFSGVKVHTDSQSDQLNKSIQAKAFTTGQDVFFRQGQYNPTSRGGQELIAHELTHVIQQNGTQAPSGQSIVHKAPDQIQRLISKDDFVSLAGGPSTKAKIDSSTYTKILQCLRQCESESVEERKQTIYENLKKLCTKWLGGHTDKKNTETRGVVDYFPKDKSDETKAKHISGLLKEVLVVLGEKSSHIKSETPSQIVNQIREEKEATLNAIKTEEEKASEGSDSYKLTLLAAVENPYLIDFAKKRLALTIENKRKLRSKNKKNNTQIKNEAAKQVLMEKEGEQFTSMKPEEQLKAVEKLAKASSAVGHTWVNLTALDTNSKPLNRHSFGFYPKEFYNQPTVPVPGKVVYPDTLHEGDATQRALDYKLTKKEYNQALDFAKIQLQSPPQYLLTGYNCTFFAKKIVETAGKKFPGNAFMTVPTGAVSAITGLGKDKAFNPNALYDELMTYEGKDGGAQSYEPKRIERKKELTPCEKMRKCISDMGADKFTLNHAIEEKYSQQNKGKRTLESGKEIKITDIYTGLIDNETEITTIPEGRGESYWVDNDVLYNAIADQVLDALGLSD, via the coding sequence ATGTCTCGTACTTACGATTACAAAAAGAAGCCTTTCCAATCCACAGCTTTAGTCCAACCCAAAGCAACATATTTACAAACTAGAGGCTTCACACCACTTCAGACGGATTTGGATGAAGATGCCTCCTTTCGACCATCTGGATACACTGAGAATTTTCTAGAAAAAATAATAAATCAGCGGGGCACTGAATCGTCTGATACGTCAGTCCAAGCAAAGCCACAGAATCGATTGAAGGCGATCGCAAGTCAGCGTATGGCGATCCAAGCCAAGTTGAATATTGGTGAACCGAATGACAAGTATGAGCAGGAAGCTGATCGTATGGCGGCTCAGGTGACGCAGCAAATTAATTCATCTCCACAGGATAGCTCCGTCCAAAGGGGAGCGATGCCAAAAGAAGAAGACCAACTGCAAGCCAAGTTTTTGGTGCAAAGACGGACAAACTTAGATGAGAGCGAAGCCTCGACAGATTTGGAGTCATCAATTGAAAGTGCGCGGAGTCGAGGTCAGTCTCTAGAACCTAATCTGCAAGCAAAGATGGGGCAGGCAATGGGGGCAGACTTTAGCGGGGTAAAGGTACATACAGATTCGCAGTCTGATCAATTAAACAAATCAATTCAGGCTAAGGCTTTTACGACTGGACAAGATGTGTTTTTTCGGCAGGGTCAATATAATCCTACCAGTCGTGGTGGGCAAGAGTTGATCGCTCATGAGTTGACTCATGTTATACAGCAAAATGGGACACAAGCCCCAAGTGGTCAATCGATAGTTCATAAAGCTCCAGATCAAATTCAACGACTCATCTCAAAAGATGATTTTGTGAGTCTGGCTGGGGGGCCCAGCACTAAAGCTAAAATAGATTCTAGTACCTATACCAAGATTCTTCAATGTCTGAGACAGTGCGAATCGGAAAGTGTTGAAGAACGTAAACAAACGATTTATGAAAATCTGAAAAAACTATGTACAAAATGGTTGGGCGGACATACTGACAAAAAGAACACAGAGACAAGAGGCGTGGTCGATTATTTCCCCAAAGATAAATCGGATGAAACCAAAGCCAAGCATATTTCAGGCTTACTGAAAGAAGTTCTGGTGGTACTCGGAGAAAAAAGTAGTCATATCAAGAGCGAAACTCCTTCACAGATTGTCAATCAAATTCGAGAAGAGAAGGAAGCAACCCTAAATGCGATCAAAACCGAGGAAGAAAAAGCGTCTGAAGGCTCTGACAGTTATAAATTAACCTTACTTGCAGCAGTTGAGAATCCATACCTAATCGATTTCGCTAAGAAACGATTGGCTCTGACAATTGAAAATAAACGCAAACTGCGCTCTAAAAACAAAAAAAATAATACCCAAATCAAAAATGAAGCCGCCAAACAGGTACTGATGGAGAAAGAGGGAGAACAGTTTACTTCGATGAAGCCCGAAGAGCAACTAAAAGCAGTCGAAAAGTTAGCAAAGGCTTCGTCAGCAGTTGGTCATACTTGGGTGAATTTGACAGCATTAGATACTAATTCTAAGCCGTTAAATAGGCACAGTTTTGGATTCTATCCTAAGGAATTCTATAATCAACCCACGGTTCCAGTCCCTGGTAAAGTTGTCTATCCAGATACTCTTCATGAAGGTGATGCCACCCAAAGAGCTCTAGACTATAAATTAACCAAAAAGGAATACAACCAAGCACTGGATTTCGCAAAAATTCAACTGCAATCTCCGCCCCAATACCTATTAACTGGTTATAACTGCACATTCTTTGCTAAAAAGATAGTGGAAACCGCTGGGAAGAAATTTCCAGGAAATGCGTTTATGACAGTGCCAACAGGAGCAGTATCTGCAATTACAGGACTAGGAAAGGACAAAGCTTTTAATCCTAATGCCCTATACGATGAGTTGATGACATACGAAGGGAAAGACGGAGGTGCTCAGTCCTATGAACCCAAGAGGATAGAGCGCAAAAAGGAGCTTACTCCATGCGAAAAGATGCGTAAATGTATTTCAGACATGGGGGCTGACAAATTTACATTAAATCATGCTATCGAGGAAAAATATTCTCAACAAAATAAAGGGAAGCGAACCTTGGAAAGTGGTAAAGAAATAAAAATCACTGATATTTATACAGGCTTAATTGATAATGAAACAGAGATAACAACTATACCTGAAGGTAGAGGCGAATCCTATTGGGTTGATAACGATGTTTTGTATAATGCGATCGCCGATCAGGTTCTTGATGCTCTGGGTTTAAGTGATTGA
- a CDS encoding nicotinate-nucleotide adenylyltransferase, giving the protein MNIALFGTSADPPSIGHQQILQWLDNHYDRTVVWVSDNPFKTHQASLRDRIAMMELTIAAIQPPAQTIGLHPEISNPRTINTVEQAKQIWQDTNFTLVIGGDLVPQLPTWYRAQDLLNQVNLLVVPRQGVTILGDDIDRLVNMGTEVAIAPDSTSIPNVSSSDYRNNGNSSVIIPTVAAYIQRESLYAWQTSPAQ; this is encoded by the coding sequence ATGAATATCGCTCTTTTTGGAACTAGCGCCGATCCGCCGAGCATTGGACATCAACAGATCTTGCAATGGCTCGATAATCATTACGATCGCACAGTTGTTTGGGTGTCAGATAACCCATTCAAAACTCATCAAGCAAGCCTACGCGATCGCATCGCCATGATGGAGCTAACCATTGCCGCGATCCAACCACCAGCCCAAACGATTGGCTTGCATCCTGAAATCAGCAATCCACGCACGATTAACACCGTCGAGCAAGCCAAACAAATCTGGCAAGATACAAACTTCACCCTCGTTATCGGTGGTGACCTTGTGCCGCAGTTGCCAACTTGGTATCGCGCTCAAGATCTGCTCAATCAAGTAAATTTACTAGTTGTTCCCCGTCAAGGCGTGACCATTTTAGGAGACGATATCGATCGCCTTGTGAATATGGGTACTGAAGTTGCGATCGCGCCTGACTCTACCTCGATACCTAACGTTTCTTCGTCAGACTATCGCAACAATGGCAACAGTTCAGTCATAATACCCACAGTCGCAGCATATATCCAACGAGAGTCGCTTTACGCATGGCAGACAAGTCCCGCACAATAG
- a CDS encoding nicotinate phosphoribosyltransferase produces MSAITVNPTVSLKSDTLNIATDEYGLLTDLYQLTMGACYVSEGCDRKRASFELFVRRLPEGFGYLIAMGLAQAVEYLQNLHFTSEQIEALQGTGIFANADRRFWELLRNFRFEGDLWAVPEGTAMFANEPFLRIEAPLWQAQLVETYLLNTINYQTLIATRAARMRDAAGDRITLLEFGTRRAFSPQASLWAARAAIAAGMNDTSNVLAALKLGRKPSGTMAHALVMALNATEGSEAQAFSAFHQVFPNSSLLIDTFDTIAAAQNLAEKVKSGEMQVKGVRIDSGDIAAVSKEVRSLLPDAAIFASGDIDEAEILRLKALGAPIDGYGIGTKLVTGAPVNGVYKLVEIDNIPVSKKSSGKHSIAGRKQIWRSFENGMITGDRLTHISDIPQSNEQPLLELIMHDGELLKSLDDLDAIAKRTRKSVQSLPLTVRAITSPISIPVTIAASLQG; encoded by the coding sequence ATGAGCGCTATAACCGTTAATCCTACTGTGAGCCTAAAGTCCGATACACTGAACATCGCCACCGATGAATATGGACTGCTCACTGACCTTTATCAACTGACGATGGGCGCTTGCTATGTAAGCGAAGGATGCGATCGCAAACGAGCCAGTTTTGAGTTATTCGTGCGCCGATTGCCTGAAGGATTTGGCTATCTGATCGCGATGGGACTCGCTCAAGCAGTGGAATATCTGCAAAATCTGCATTTCACCTCAGAGCAAATCGAAGCTCTACAAGGTACAGGTATCTTTGCCAACGCCGATCGCCGTTTTTGGGAATTATTAAGAAATTTTCGGTTTGAAGGCGATCTCTGGGCAGTGCCAGAAGGAACTGCCATGTTTGCCAATGAACCTTTTCTGAGAATCGAAGCACCACTCTGGCAAGCGCAATTAGTGGAAACCTATTTGCTAAATACAATTAACTATCAAACCCTGATCGCCACCAGAGCTGCAAGAATGCGTGATGCCGCAGGCGATCGCATTACCCTCTTAGAATTTGGCACAAGACGAGCCTTCAGTCCTCAAGCTTCACTCTGGGCAGCAAGAGCAGCCATCGCCGCAGGAATGAATGATACTTCCAATGTATTAGCTGCGCTGAAGCTTGGCAGAAAACCAAGCGGGACGATGGCTCATGCTTTGGTGATGGCATTGAATGCAACAGAGGGTAGTGAAGCCCAAGCCTTTAGCGCATTCCATCAAGTTTTCCCCAATAGTTCACTCCTAATCGACACCTTCGACACGATCGCTGCTGCGCAAAATCTTGCTGAAAAAGTAAAATCAGGTGAGATGCAAGTAAAGGGAGTTCGCATTGATTCAGGAGATATTGCCGCAGTTTCTAAAGAAGTGCGATCGCTACTTCCCGATGCCGCCATATTCGCTAGTGGTGACATTGACGAAGCCGAGATTCTCCGTCTCAAAGCGTTAGGAGCACCCATCGATGGCTATGGCATCGGTACAAAATTGGTAACAGGTGCGCCCGTAAATGGAGTTTATAAGTTAGTGGAAATTGATAATATTCCAGTTTCCAAAAAATCAAGTGGGAAGCACTCGATCGCAGGTCGCAAGCAAATCTGGCGCAGTTTTGAGAATGGGATGATTACAGGCGATCGCCTCACTCATATTTCTGATATTCCTCAATCCAATGAGCAACCTTTACTAGAACTAATCATGCATGATGGAGAATTGTTGAAATCATTGGATGATTTGGATGCGATCGCAAAACGCACTCGTAAATCTGTTCAGTCATTACCGCTGACTGTACGCGCCATTACTTCACCAATATCTATTCCTGTTACGATCGCAGCAAGCTTGCAAGGGTAA